CGATACGCGCGCCGACAACACCTTGCTGGCGACGGTATTCGACCGCACCCTGCTGCGCGCCGGCGAAACGGTGCACATGAAGCATTTCATTCGCAAGCACACGGGCGAAGGCATGAGCCTGGTCGACAAGAACAACGGTCCCGGCAGCGCCACCTCCGTCGTCATCACGCACCAGGGCAGCGACCAGAACTATCAATTGCCGCTGCGCTGGTCCGCCAGCGGCACGGCGGAAAGCGACTGGGTCATTCCCGCCGACGCCAAGCAGGGCGAATACAGCGTCACCATGGCGGGACGCCCGTCCGGCAGTTTCCGCGTCGAAGCGTTTCGCGTACCGACCATGAAAGCCGTGCTGCAGGGGCCAAAGGCGCCCGCCGTGCAGGCAAAGCAGCTGGCCCTCGATGCGCAAATCACCTATCTGGCCGGCGGCGCCGCCACGAATGCGCCCGTCAAGCTGCGCACGGTGCTGCAAGACAAGAGCGTGACGTTTGCCGATTATCCCGACTATAGTTTCAGCAATGGCGACGTGAAGGAAGGTCTGGTGAAGCAGGGCACCGGTTACGACGACGACGAGGGCGAATGGCAGGACGAAGGCCATGGCGCGGCTGGTGCCGGTGCAGCTGCCGCGCGCACGCAAAGCTTGACCCTCGACAAGGCGGGCGGCGCGCGCATCGTCATCGACCAGCTGCCGCAGTTGTCCACGCCGCGCGACCTGGTGGCGGAAATGGCCTTCCAGGATGCGAATGGCGAGACAGCCTCGGTTGCCACGCGGGTGCCGCTGTGGCCGTCAAACTATGTGATCGGCATCAAGCCTGATGCCTGGGCCTTGAGCAAGGAGGCCTTCAAGTTCACGGTCGCCGTGCTCGGCACGAATGGCAAGCCCGTGGCGAATGCCCCGGTCGCCGTCGATTTCTTCCAGCGCAACAGCTATTCGCACCGCCGGCGCCTGATCGGCGGCTTCTATGCGTATGAAAACAGCAGCGAAGTGGTCAAGCTCGGTCCCGCTTGCAATGGCAAGACGGACAATAAAGGCCTGTTGATCTGCGACGTGAAAGCGCCCGCCAGCGGCAATCTGGTCTTGCGCGCCCGCACGCAGGATGCATCCGGCAACGCGGCCGTCGCCAACCGCGAAACCTGGGTGGCCGGCAGCGGCGACTGGTGGTTCAACGCCAGCGACAATGACCGCATCGACGTGCTGCCTGAAAAGAAACGCTATGAACCTGGCCAGGAAGCAAGCTTGCAGGTGCGCATGCCGTTCCGCTCGGGCACGGCCTTGATCACGGTCGAGCGCGAAGGCATCCTCGACACCTATGTGCGCCAGCTCAATGGCCGGGAACCGGTGGTCAATATCCCGGTCAAACCGAATTACGCGCCGAATGTGTATGTGTCCGTGTTTGTCGTGCGCGGACGCGTCGATGGCGTGCAGCCGACGGCGCTGGTCGACCTGGGCAAGCCAGCCTACAAGATGGGCATTGCACCGCTGAACGTGGGGTGGCAGGCGCATGAGCTGAACGTCATGGTGGTGTCCGACAAGGAAGTGTATAAAACGCGTGACAAGGCGGAAGTGTCCGTACGCGTGCGCCGCGCCGACGGCAAGCCGTTGCCGGCCGGTGCCGAAGTGGCGCTGGCGGCCGTCGACACGGGGCTGCTGGAACTGATGCCCAACGAGAGCTGGAAGCTGCTCGACACCATGATGGCGCAGCGCAGCCTGCAGGTGGAAACGGCGACGGCGCAGATGCAGGTCATCGGCAAGCGCCACTTCGGCCGCAAGGCTTTCCCGGCCGGCGGTGGCGGCGGCAAGGGTGCCAGCCGCGAACTGTTCGACACCCTGCTGTTCTGGAAGGGCACGGTCAAGCTCGACGCCAAGGGCGAGGCAACCGTACAAGTGCCGCTGAACGATTCGCTGACGGCGTTCCGCATCGTTGCGATCGCCAGCGCCGGCAAGGAATTGTTCGGCACGGGCAGCACGGATATCCGCAGCTCGCAAGACTTGATTTTGATGTCGGGCTTGCCGACCCTCGTGCGCGAAGGCGACCAGTTGCGCGCAGGCTTCACGGTACGTAACACCTCGGCCGCCGCCTTGAGCGTGGACCTGAACGCCACGGCGGCCGGCAAGGCGCTGCCGCGCCAGAGCTTGAGTCTGGCGGCGGGCGAAGCGCGCGAGGTGGGGTGGGATTACCAGGTGCCGCTCGGCGCGCAAACGGTCGTGTGGGAGATAGTCGCGAAAGCGGGAAGCCACAGCGATAAACTGAAAATCACGCAAAAAGTGGGCCAGGCGACGCCCGTGCGCACGTATCAGGCCACCTTGCAGCAGATCGACAAGCCCGTCAATATGTCCGTGCAAATGCCGGCCGGCGCCTTGCCGGGCCGGGGCGGCATCCAGACGAGCTTTGTCGCCAAGCTCGGTGGCGAGCTGCCCGGCGTGCGCGAGTACATGGCCGCCTACCCGTACACCTGCTTCGAGCAAAACACGTCGAAAGCCATCGCCCTGCAAGACCAAGAGGCGTGGAACAAGCTGGCTGCCAGCCTGCCCGCCTACCTGGACAGTGATGGCCTGCTGAAATACTTCCCCATCATGGAGCAGGGCAGCGACAGCTTGACGGCCTACGTGCTGTCGGCAACAAAAGAAGCGGGCTATGCGATTCCTGAACAGACGAAGAACCGCATGGAAGCAGCCTTGACGGCCTTCGTGCAGGGCCGCATCGTGCGCCGTTCCGCGCTGGATACGACCGACTTGGCCGTGCGCAAGCTCGCTGCGCTGGAAGCGCTGTCGCGTTCCAACAAGGTGCCGCCCGATGCGCTGGAAAGCATCAGCATCAACCCGAACCTGTGGCCGACTTCCGCCGTCATCGACTGGAGCTTGCTCCTGCAACGCACGCCAGGCCTGGCGCGCCGCGCTGCGCTGCTGGCTGAAGCGCAGCAGATCCTGCGTTCACGCCTGAATTTCCAGGGCACGACCATGGGCTTTTCCACCGAGCGCAAGGATAACTGGTGGTGGCTGATGGTGTCCGGCGATGTCAACGCCAACCGCCTGCTGCTGGCCGTGATGGACGACCCGGCGTGGAAAGACGACATCGGCCGCCTCGTGCGCGGCAGCATGGGCCGGCAGAAAAAGGGCCGCTGGGATACGACTGTCGCCAACGCCTGGGGCACCCTGGCGATTGCCAAATTCTCGGCCACATTCGAATCGACACCCGTGACGGGCGCCAGCGCCGTCAAGCTGGGTAGCGATACGCAAGCGCTCGTGTGGAATGGCGCGGCGAAAGTGGGCCCCGTGCTGCAGGCGTGGCCGAAGGGCACGGATACCCTGGGCCTGGCGCACAGCGGCACGGGCAAGCCTTGGGCCACCGTGCAAAGTCTGGCGGCCATCCCGCTCAAGGCGCCCGTCTCCAGCGGCTACACGATCAGGAAAACCGTGACGCCCGTGGAACAGAAGACGGCGGGTGCCTGGTCGCGCGGCGATGTCTACCGCGTGCGCCTGGATTTGTCGGCGCAGGCAGACATGAGCTGGGTAGTAGTCGACGATCCGATCCCCGCCAGCGCCACGGTGCTGGGCAATGGCCTGGGCCGCGATTCGCAACTGCTGACGGCGGGCGAGAAATCCACGGGCTGGGTCTGGCCCACGTTTGAGGAGCGGGCGTTTGACGCTTTCCGCGCCTACTACGCTTTCGTGCCGAAGGGCAACTGGAGCGTGGAATACACGGTGCGCCTGAACAATGCAGGTGACTTCAGCTTGCCGGCCACGCGCATCGAAGCGATGTATTCGCCCGAGATGTTTGGCGAGTCGCCGAACGCGAACGTGAAGGTGGGGCAGTGAGGAGTGTCATCGTTGTCCTGGGCTGCCTGCTGGCCAGTCCCGTCTTTGCAGAAGCGATATTGACGCCGGCCCAGGTGCAAGCCGCCTACCGCAGTTCGGAAGCACAGTTGCTGGACCGCAGCGGTGCACCGCTGCAATCGTTGCGCGTGGACATGAAGGTGCGGCGCTTGCCATGGGTGCCGCTGGCCGATATTTCACCGGCCGTGCAGCAGGCCGTGCTGCTGGCGGAAGACCAGCGCTTCATGCGCCATGGCGGCGTGGATGTGTCCGCGCTGGCCACGGCCGCCTGGGACAATCTGTTTTCGAAAAAGCCCCGGGGCGCTTCGACCATCACCATGCAGCTGGCGGGCCAGCTCGATGCGGACTTGCAGGCATCTTCGGGCGGACGCAGCCTGCGCCAGAAATGGGACCAGATGCGCGCCGCGCAAGCCATCGAAGATAGCTGGAGCAAGGCGCAGATTTTTGAAGCGTATCTGAACCTGGTGTCGTTCCGCGGCGAGCTGCAGGGCATCGCCTCCGCCTCGTACAGCCTGTTCGGCAAGGCGCCGTCCGGCCTGAACCAGACCGATGCCATCATTTTGGCCAGCCTCGTGCGCGCACCGAACGCGCCGCCAGCCACCGTCACGCGCCGTGCCTGTGCGCTGGCCAAAGAGTGGCGCATGGACAGCAGTTGCCAGCTGATCGGCCAGCGCGTGCAAACGGCACTGCAGCGCAATGCGGTCTACGCGGACCTGGCGCCGGCGCCGCAAGTGGCGCAGCAATTGCTGAAACAGCCCGGTGCGCAGGTGGCCAGCACGCTCGATGGCCCCTTGCAGCGCTTTGCACAGGAAAACCTGCGCCAGCAACTGGCCTCCTTGCGCGAGCGCAATGTCAACGATGGCGCCATCATCGTGTTGGATAACCGCAGCGGAGAAATCCTTGCCTATGTGGGCAATGCGGGCGGCAGCCACGTCGATGGCGTGGCTGCGCTGCGCCAGGCGGGATCCACATTAAAACCGTTTTTATATGAACTGGCCATCGAGCGCCGCTTGATGACGGCCGCGTCCGTCATGGACGACTCGCCGCTCGACGTCGCCACGGTGTCGGGCATGTATGCGCCGCAAAATTACGACCGCAACTTCAAGGGTTACGTCAGCGCCCGCACCAGCCTGGCCAGTTCGCTCAACATTCCCGCCGTGCGCACGGTGCTGCTGACGGGGCAGGACGGCTTTTACAACCGTCTCAAGGAAGTGGGCCTGTCCAGCCTGACGGAACCTGCCGAATACTACGGCCCTTCGCTGGCCCTGGGCTCATCCGAAGTGACCCTGCTGGAACTGGCCAACGCCTACCGCGCGCTGGCCAATGGCGGACTGTACAGCACCGCCAGCCTGCAGCCGGGGCAGGCGGGCAAGGACCGGCGCCGCGTGATGGACGCGGGCGCCGCCTTCATCGTCGGCGACATCCTGGCCGACCGCGCCGCGCGCAGCATGACGTTTGGCTTGCGCAATGAACTGGGGACGAATTTCTGGAGCGCCGTCAAGACGGGCACGAGCAAGGACATGCGCGACAACTGGTGCATGGGTTACTCGGCGCGCTACACGGTGGGCGTGTGGGTGGGCAACTTCGACGGCAAGCCCATGTGGGACGTGTCGGGCGTGACGGGCGCCGCGCCCGTGTGGCGCGACGTCATGGATTACCTGCACAAGAACGTGCCCAGCCACGCGCCGAAAGCCCCGCCCGGCGTGCTGCAGCAGATGGTGGCCTACCAGCCCGGGCTGGAGGCGCCGCGCCGCGAATGGTTTATCGCCGGCACGGAAAGCCCCGTCATCGCCGTCTTGGGCGACACCGTGAAGCCGCCCGCCATCGTGTATCCGGCCGAAGACAGCATCCTCGCCATCGACCCCGACATTCCGCCAGCCTTGCAGCGCGTCTTCTTCCAGGCCCAGGGCAGCCATGCCTTGCGCTGGGTACTCGACGGCAAGGATATGGGCGCGGCGCTTGACAGCATCAGCTGGCGTCCCGTGCCAGGCAAGCATGCGCTGGCCCTCGTCGATGCTGCCGGCAAGACGGTGGCGCAGGTGGCGTTTCAGGTGCGGGGCAATGCCTTGGCGCCGCTTGCCGCGCACTGAGATCAGTTCGATGGATAATTCGCCGGGTCGATGGCCGGCGTGACGTAATGCCGCAAGACGTCGCCGCCGTGCGGGTGTTTTTGCGTGCGGCGTTTTTCGTCCGACGGCGGGCTGACCAGTACGATGGTCGCTTCGTCCGGATTGCGTAAATTCACCACGGCGCTGACGCCGCCATCGCGGTAGCTGCCCATCACGGCGATGGCCATTTGCACGAACAGGGTGGCCGCACCCGTGTTGCCCAGGCGCTGGTCCGTGTCTATCCATTGCGCCGTGTTGCCGCTGTCGAGTTCCGTGCCGCCATCTTCCGCATGGCTCAGCAGGGTCTTGTGCAGTGCCACCAGCTGCGCCTGATTGCCACCGGTGGCGGCGACCAGGCGCGCCGGCGCAGCGGGGCGCTCCGCTTCCGGCAGACTGCGCAAGGCTTGCTGCCAGCCCGCCTGCAAGGCTTGTTCGCGCTGATCGCGCCGCGTCAGGGGCTTGCCATCTTTGTCGACCATTCTGACGAATGTGGGCCGGTGGAGGAAACCGAAGGTCGGCAGGCGGTCCAGTTGGGCCAGTTGTTCCTTGTTGAAGGGCAAGGGAAACCAGGGCGTGGGTTGCCAGTCTTTGGGCGGTTGGTAGGTCTTGTGCTGGAGCCTGTCGACCATGCTGAAGCTGCCCGTGCCGCGGATATCGGAGCGCTGCGCGAATTGCGCGGCGGCGGGGAGCCATTCGGCAACTAAAGGCGGGCGCCGGGTA
Above is a genomic segment from Janthinobacterium sp. 64 containing:
- a CDS encoding alpha-2-macroglobulin family protein, producing the protein MPDLSRVVSSPLSGKLGRLCLSLSLSLGLALPAWADSGVALFSPSGTVKAVRQVRAQFATPMVPFGDMGLPAPFAIDCGKAEPGVVAGAGRWADERNWNYDFERDLPAGVACSFTLKPGLKDQAGKPLQGTASYRFSTGGPTIVEAVPYDGQPYIDENQIFVLGLDAAPNEASVAANAYCRADGINEKIPVRLFKGKELEQVLTLRKSFLDRYLTVYFKKRGVVWKVGMPVASKGAPPLPVTVLQCKRSFPANAKVSLVWGEGIASASGIATDKAQTLQYKTRPDFTAKFSCERSNPKEQCIPFLPMRVQFSAPVSAAQVRAMTLKGGGKTYAPTISKEEEKAEFLHGATFNGPFPVQASFVLNLPPKLTDDAGRILLNRARFPMTVRTGEQPPLLKFPAPFGIIEAKGDGLLPVTVRNIEPVLSGKEIAQPSAAATGATLRVPDNDDKFIIEWMQRLAGDGAGGEYWQPYAQYAGNMSKSVLAGAAGTRPISLPRPDGKKTFEVIGIPLQKPGFYVVELASPILGKVLLGKPTTAYIRTAALVTNLAAHFKHGAQSSLVWVTSLDKGAPVAKAQVAVRDCAGKLLWQGPTGADGVAHIPGELANSSCKNNGRYFISARSGGDMTFTLSDWVGGIEAWRFNLPTDDTRADNTLLATVFDRTLLRAGETVHMKHFIRKHTGEGMSLVDKNNGPGSATSVVITHQGSDQNYQLPLRWSASGTAESDWVIPADAKQGEYSVTMAGRPSGSFRVEAFRVPTMKAVLQGPKAPAVQAKQLALDAQITYLAGGAATNAPVKLRTVLQDKSVTFADYPDYSFSNGDVKEGLVKQGTGYDDDEGEWQDEGHGAAGAGAAAARTQSLTLDKAGGARIVIDQLPQLSTPRDLVAEMAFQDANGETASVATRVPLWPSNYVIGIKPDAWALSKEAFKFTVAVLGTNGKPVANAPVAVDFFQRNSYSHRRRLIGGFYAYENSSEVVKLGPACNGKTDNKGLLICDVKAPASGNLVLRARTQDASGNAAVANRETWVAGSGDWWFNASDNDRIDVLPEKKRYEPGQEASLQVRMPFRSGTALITVEREGILDTYVRQLNGREPVVNIPVKPNYAPNVYVSVFVVRGRVDGVQPTALVDLGKPAYKMGIAPLNVGWQAHELNVMVVSDKEVYKTRDKAEVSVRVRRADGKPLPAGAEVALAAVDTGLLELMPNESWKLLDTMMAQRSLQVETATAQMQVIGKRHFGRKAFPAGGGGGKGASRELFDTLLFWKGTVKLDAKGEATVQVPLNDSLTAFRIVAIASAGKELFGTGSTDIRSSQDLILMSGLPTLVREGDQLRAGFTVRNTSAAALSVDLNATAAGKALPRQSLSLAAGEAREVGWDYQVPLGAQTVVWEIVAKAGSHSDKLKITQKVGQATPVRTYQATLQQIDKPVNMSVQMPAGALPGRGGIQTSFVAKLGGELPGVREYMAAYPYTCFEQNTSKAIALQDQEAWNKLAASLPAYLDSDGLLKYFPIMEQGSDSLTAYVLSATKEAGYAIPEQTKNRMEAALTAFVQGRIVRRSALDTTDLAVRKLAALEALSRSNKVPPDALESISINPNLWPTSAVIDWSLLLQRTPGLARRAALLAEAQQILRSRLNFQGTTMGFSTERKDNWWWLMVSGDVNANRLLLAVMDDPAWKDDIGRLVRGSMGRQKKGRWDTTVANAWGTLAIAKFSATFESTPVTGASAVKLGSDTQALVWNGAAKVGPVLQAWPKGTDTLGLAHSGTGKPWATVQSLAAIPLKAPVSSGYTIRKTVTPVEQKTAGAWSRGDVYRVRLDLSAQADMSWVVVDDPIPASATVLGNGLGRDSQLLTAGEKSTGWVWPTFEERAFDAFRAYYAFVPKGNWSVEYTVRLNNAGDFSLPATRIEAMYSPEMFGESPNANVKVGQ
- the pbpC gene encoding penicillin-binding protein 1C; the encoded protein is MRSVIVVLGCLLASPVFAEAILTPAQVQAAYRSSEAQLLDRSGAPLQSLRVDMKVRRLPWVPLADISPAVQQAVLLAEDQRFMRHGGVDVSALATAAWDNLFSKKPRGASTITMQLAGQLDADLQASSGGRSLRQKWDQMRAAQAIEDSWSKAQIFEAYLNLVSFRGELQGIASASYSLFGKAPSGLNQTDAIILASLVRAPNAPPATVTRRACALAKEWRMDSSCQLIGQRVQTALQRNAVYADLAPAPQVAQQLLKQPGAQVASTLDGPLQRFAQENLRQQLASLRERNVNDGAIIVLDNRSGEILAYVGNAGGSHVDGVAALRQAGSTLKPFLYELAIERRLMTAASVMDDSPLDVATVSGMYAPQNYDRNFKGYVSARTSLASSLNIPAVRTVLLTGQDGFYNRLKEVGLSSLTEPAEYYGPSLALGSSEVTLLELANAYRALANGGLYSTASLQPGQAGKDRRRVMDAGAAFIVGDILADRAARSMTFGLRNELGTNFWSAVKTGTSKDMRDNWCMGYSARYTVGVWVGNFDGKPMWDVSGVTGAAPVWRDVMDYLHKNVPSHAPKAPPGVLQQMVAYQPGLEAPRREWFIAGTESPVIAVLGDTVKPPAIVYPAEDSILAIDPDIPPALQRVFFQAQGSHALRWVLDGKDMGAALDSISWRPVPGKHALALVDAAGKTVAQVAFQVRGNALAPLAAH